The Schistocerca serialis cubense isolate TAMUIC-IGC-003099 chromosome 10, iqSchSeri2.2, whole genome shotgun sequence genome includes a region encoding these proteins:
- the LOC126425260 gene encoding cuticle protein 16.5-like produces the protein MKVLAIFVVALATIAFAEEEKKQEKRGLLGLGYGGYGGYGGYGGFGHGIGIAAAAPAISYAAPAVSYAAPAIAAAPAVSYAAPAIAAAPAVSYATPAVAAAPAVAVAPAVAKVAVAAAPAAVSSVSRVSYSTTHYAPAVAAAPAVAVAPAVAKVAAVAAPAVSYAAAPAVSYAAAPAVSYAAAPAISYAAPAIAKVAAAPAISYAAPSLSLGHYGGLGGYSLGSYGYGYGHH, from the exons GCCATTTTCGTCGTCGCCCTCGCGACCATCGCCTTTGCTGAGGAGGAGAAGAAGCAGGAGAAGAGAGGCCTGCTGGGTCTGGGATACGGAGGCTACGGAGGATATGGAGGATACGGAGGATTCGGTCACGGAATCGGGATCGCCGCAGCGGCGCCCGCCATCTCGTACGCGGCACCTGCA GTGAGctacgccgcccccgccatcgccgccgcccccgctgtcagctacgccgcccccgccatcgccgccgcccccgccgtcagCTACGCCACCCCCGCCGTGGCAGCCGCCCCCGCTGTCGCCGTCGCCCCCGCCGTGGCTAAGGTGGCcgtcgccgccgcccccgcagccgtcTCCAGCGTGTCCCGCGTCAGCTACTCCACGACGCACTACGCCCCCGCAGTGGCCGCCGCCCCCGCAGTGGCCGTCGCCCCCGCCGTCGCCAAGGTGGCCGCTGTCGCCGCCCCCGCGGTGAGCTACGCCGCCGCCCCCGCGGTGAGCtacgccgccgcccccgcagtgAGCTACGCCGCCGCGCCGGCCATCAGctacgccgcccccgccatcgCTAAGGTGGCCGCCGCCCCCGCCATCAGCTACGCCGCCCCCAGCCTGAGCCTGGGCCACTACGGCGGCCTGGGAGGCTACAGCCTCGGTAGCTACGGCTACGGCTACGGTCACCACTAA